GATAATCCAGGGGCAGTGCGCCACCTTGGTGGCCAGACACAGGGCTTCCTGCAGATGGCGTTTACCCCCGCCGTCATTGCCGGTGTAGTCCATGCAGGTAGCGCGCACGCCGCGCGCCTGATCCGGCTCCAGCCGTCGCAGACTGTCCGCATGCAGCAGCACGGCCCCACGCATGGGCCGAACGTCATAAAGCAGGGGCAAGATGCGCTCCGGCTCCAGGCCCAGCCATCGCAGCTCCGCGGCCAACACGGCGCGTGCCTCTGCCGCATTGTGCACCATGGGTTCCAGAACCGACAAAGGCGGCAGACTGACAACAGGGGCGGTAATGGCCCTTACCGTCAGGGTAACGGCGTCGGGCTCGCCGTTGGGGTGTTCCATCGCCCGCCGGGCCAGGGCCGCCAGGGCCGCTTCCACCTGCGGGCGCTCTACAATGCGCTCCGCCCCCGAAATATGCCGCGAGCCTTTTTCGGCCCGCATTTTGACGCTGAATGCCATTGCTGCGTACAACCTTTGTGCGGCCGGCGCGGCGCAAGGGGCCGCCGTGCACTTGCATTTGCGAAACAGGATAAAAACCCGCCCGCCCACGCCCCACGTTGTTTCGCGGCAAGGCCACATCCCGTTTCTGTGCGCGTGTGCGGGGCGACTATTAGGGTAGCGCCAACGCCGCCCGCTGACAATGCGCCGCCCGGCGCCCCCACGCCCCCAGAACCGCGCCGCCGGGCACACCTGCCGGGGCTTTTATTCCTGACGGGCATCTGCTACACAAAGGCCACGCGCCGCGCTGCACGCGGCCGGCCAAGGAGGCCTACATGAAAGTCGTCATTTTATGCGGCGGCAAGGGCACGCGCCTGCGCGAGGAAACCTCGGTCAAGCCCAAGCCCATGGTGGAGATCGGCGGGCGTCCCGTGCTCTGGCACATCATGTCCATTTACGCCCGCTTCGGCTTCAAGGACTTTATCCTGCCCCTGGGCTACAAGGGGGAGGTCATTAAACAGTATTTCCACGACTACAATATCCGCAATACGGATTTTACTGTGGACCTCAAAAGCGGCGCGCTCACGGTCTACCCCAACCATGCGGAAGACTG
The genomic region above belongs to Desulfovibrio legallii and contains:
- a CDS encoding 6-carboxyhexanoate--CoA ligase, which translates into the protein MAFSVKMRAEKGSRHISGAERIVERPQVEAALAALARRAMEHPNGEPDAVTLTVRAITAPVVSLPPLSVLEPMVHNAAEARAVLAAELRWLGLEPERILPLLYDVRPMRGAVLLHADSLRRLEPDQARGVRATCMDYTGNDGGGKRHLQEALCLATKVAHCPWIIGELCISDDPDYTTGYFAARGRGYVRIPHIKERGSGLGGRVFLFRGGEADVPRCIDYLERQPVMVDLR